A genomic segment from Candidatus Brocadia sinica JPN1 encodes:
- a CDS encoding glycosyltransferase family 2 protein, whose protein sequence is MNDNRSLVSVILPTYNCAQFLPDSLGSVLLQTYDLYEIIVVDDGSTDNTKEVLIPFMQKIKYIHLEQNRGLPTARNVGIQSAQGKYVAFLDADDLWLPEKLQADMEHFDKHPEVSMVYSKHINIDEKGYALDGYQKRRLPSGNIFIQLFSEQNFIICSSAVVRKEVFETTGFFDEQLFNCQDWDMWLRIAFYFKISGIDKPLVKYRHNPRSLSKNRDNVLKYQKQVIDKTYTAFKDTMCGISERLYKKRLALHYAKAGRYYLRIGNKRLANESFRLSLKYDPLHFRTLRYYFRLW, encoded by the coding sequence ATGAATGACAATCGTTCTCTCGTTAGTGTAATATTGCCCACATATAACTGTGCGCAGTTCTTGCCGGACTCTCTGGGGTCTGTTTTATTGCAAACGTATGATCTGTACGAGATTATTGTAGTTGATGATGGTTCTACAGATAATACAAAAGAAGTATTGATTCCGTTCATGCAAAAGATCAAGTACATACATCTGGAACAAAACAGAGGGCTCCCTACGGCAAGAAATGTCGGCATTCAATCAGCTCAAGGCAAGTATGTAGCCTTTCTTGATGCAGATGATCTATGGTTGCCGGAAAAATTACAGGCAGACATGGAACATTTTGACAAACACCCGGAGGTCAGTATGGTATATTCAAAACACATAAATATCGATGAAAAAGGATATGCGCTTGATGGGTATCAGAAGAGACGATTGCCATCCGGTAATATTTTTATCCAGTTATTTTCCGAACAGAATTTTATCATATGCTCATCTGCGGTAGTACGAAAAGAGGTATTTGAGACAACCGGTTTTTTCGATGAACAACTTTTTAATTGCCAGGATTGGGATATGTGGCTACGCATTGCATTTTATTTTAAAATCTCAGGGATCGATAAACCGCTGGTTAAATATAGACATAATCCACGTTCTTTGAGCAAAAATAGGGATAATGTCTTAAAATATCAAAAACAGGTCATAGATAAAACCTACACTGCATTCAAAGATACGATGTGCGGAATCAGTGAAAGACTTTATAAAAAGCGGCTGGCTTTGCATTATGCAAAGGCCGGTCGATATTATTTACGGATAGGGAATAAACGCCTGGCAAATGAAAGTTTCCGTCTGTCTTTGAAATATGATCCATTACATTTTAGAACGCTAAGATACTATTTCCGGTTATGGTAA
- a CDS encoding glycosyltransferase family 4 protein: MSVKKIRVLEMIDDASIGGGQVHVLMLAKYLDRGKFEVGIACKGQGFLVDEAGKLDIDTISVSMDNHISLKTLREVAQMFRRSNFDILHTHGGTAGFWGRIGAFVAGRPIGRIHSYHGMHYLSKNHAFPRHLRVIDRLLLCLTDKVICVCPSDYRKGLEAGIVSKKKGVIIHNGIEIKRFQNLKERKALRTQYGLDGSAIVFGNVGRLHMQKGQRYLLEAFQAVKSRQPHARLWIIGEGELKCELEKLAQELDIHGSVHFFGARTDVHELLPAIDVFVLSSLWEGQPISILEAGAAGKPVIATNIDGIADILVNEKNALLVPAKDPNALAAAMMRLIEDTGLRNYLSASMKTTISDNFTAEKMTKRIGDLYQATYSKRFGKG; the protein is encoded by the coding sequence ATGTCTGTAAAGAAAATCCGTGTTTTGGAAATGATTGATGATGCAAGCATTGGTGGCGGTCAAGTTCACGTGTTGATGCTTGCAAAGTATCTTGACCGTGGGAAATTTGAAGTCGGTATAGCATGTAAAGGTCAAGGTTTTCTGGTAGATGAAGCCGGCAAGCTGGACATCGATACCATTTCCGTCTCCATGGATAATCATATTAGTTTGAAAACCCTTCGTGAAGTTGCACAAATGTTTCGCCGGTCAAATTTTGATATCCTCCATACCCACGGCGGTACGGCTGGTTTTTGGGGACGAATAGGTGCCTTTGTTGCGGGCAGACCCATTGGGCGTATCCATAGTTATCACGGCATGCATTACCTGAGTAAAAACCATGCATTCCCCCGCCATTTGCGGGTGATAGACCGACTTCTTCTCTGCCTGACCGACAAGGTCATTTGCGTTTGCCCATCCGATTACCGGAAAGGGTTAGAGGCAGGAATCGTAAGCAAAAAGAAAGGCGTCATAATTCACAATGGAATTGAGATAAAAAGATTCCAGAATCTCAAGGAAAGAAAAGCATTGAGAACTCAATACGGACTTGACGGATCCGCCATAGTGTTTGGAAACGTGGGACGTCTTCATATGCAAAAGGGACAACGTTATCTTCTTGAGGCATTTCAGGCAGTAAAGAGCAGGCAACCTCACGCCCGGCTATGGATTATCGGAGAAGGTGAACTTAAATGCGAGTTGGAAAAACTAGCGCAGGAATTGGATATTCATGGCTCGGTTCACTTTTTCGGTGCAAGAACGGATGTTCATGAGCTTTTGCCTGCCATAGATGTCTTTGTTTTGTCATCTTTATGGGAGGGACAACCCATCTCAATCCTGGAGGCAGGTGCAGCCGGAAAACCCGTGATTGCCACGAACATTGATGGCATAGCAGACATTTTGGTTAACGAAAAAAATGCGCTCTTGGTGCCGGCAAAAGACCCGAATGCCCTTGCGGCTGCAATGATGAGACTGATCGAAGATACCGGACTAAGAAACTACCTTTCAGCTTCTATGAAAACCACGATATCTGATAACTTTACTGCAGAAAAAATGACGAAGCGAATTGGAGACCTTTATCAGGCAACATACTCTAAGCGCTTTGGGAAGGGATAG
- a CDS encoding DUF433 domain-containing protein: MTERITSDPQVCGGEPCIKGTRIPIRIILSHIAAGKDCATIVKQLPRIQKKDIIACLEYAAYLATEKSVL; this comes from the coding sequence ATGACTGAACGCATTACGTCCGATCCTCAGGTTTGTGGTGGTGAACCCTGTATCAAGGGAACCCGCATCCCTATACGTATAATATTAAGTCACATTGCTGCAGGGAAAGATTGCGCCACAATCGTGAAACAGCTTCCCCGCATTCAGAAGAAAGATATAATTGCCTGTTTAGAGTACGCAGCATATCTGGCTACTGAAAAATCAGTACTATAA
- a CDS encoding glycosyltransferase family 2 protein: protein MIALNFIIVNWNTRDLLIHCIDSIYTTVTGLSYRISVVDNGSGDDSVKALHNQFPQIFVIENRENRGFAAAVNQALEKNVARYTYSVLLNTDTLLQKGAIQAMYSFMEQHKDTGIVGAQLQKPDGTRQHSYDNHPTLATELFNKSVLRWLFPKRYPSKKMQATQPVEVESVIGACMMIRNKAIEDVGKLNEDYFFFLEETDWCYRMQKGGWKVYHVPDARVIHLGGQSKKRAPWQSQVEYCRSLYTFFRKNRSAFSYIMLRTFYLAKITLNLATNIIGNVFVFFQNEKLRYRLSIYTKLFLWHLFLCPDWMGLKPGKKRDKKN from the coding sequence ATGATTGCCCTGAATTTTATCATTGTAAACTGGAATACCAGGGATCTATTAATACATTGCATAGACTCAATTTATACAACGGTTACCGGTCTGAGTTACCGAATATCTGTAGTCGATAATGGTTCCGGGGATGACAGTGTAAAAGCCTTGCATAACCAATTTCCGCAGATTTTCGTCATAGAAAACCGGGAGAACAGGGGATTTGCTGCCGCTGTGAACCAGGCATTGGAGAAAAATGTCGCCAGATATACCTATAGTGTATTGCTCAACACTGACACTCTCTTACAGAAAGGCGCCATACAGGCAATGTATTCATTCATGGAACAGCATAAAGACACTGGAATCGTTGGCGCACAACTGCAAAAACCTGATGGCACAAGGCAGCATAGCTATGATAATCATCCTACCCTGGCAACAGAACTTTTCAATAAAAGTGTATTGCGGTGGCTCTTTCCTAAGAGATATCCCAGTAAAAAGATGCAGGCAACACAACCTGTAGAGGTGGAATCAGTTATTGGAGCATGTATGATGATAAGGAACAAGGCAATAGAGGATGTTGGGAAATTGAATGAAGATTACTTCTTTTTTCTCGAGGAAACCGATTGGTGCTATCGCATGCAAAAGGGAGGTTGGAAGGTGTATCATGTACCGGATGCCAGGGTCATTCATCTGGGAGGACAGAGCAAGAAGAGGGCGCCATGGCAATCACAGGTAGAGTATTGCCGTTCGCTGTATACTTTTTTCAGGAAAAACAGGTCCGCCTTTTCGTATATCATGCTTCGGACATTCTATCTGGCAAAAATTACTCTGAATTTAGCCACAAATATCATTGGCAATGTGTTCGTATTCTTTCAAAATGAAAAATTGCGCTATCGGCTATCAATATACACGAAGCTTTTTCTGTGGCATCTTTTCTTATGCCCTGATTGGATGGGTTTAAAACCTGGTAAAAAAAGAGATAAGAAAAACTAA
- a CDS encoding O-antigen ligase family protein: MDNKHITSYTSLIAEYTFIAYFFVISFFPFSADILKLLCLLTVIGCWTAKMLSEKKVLFMKTELTVPIFSFLLCSLAASFHSVRIQYSLGTIFHDYLTYFIIFFCMVNTIQSQEQIKRIVTAMLITCGLVCTYGLYGYYTGIAIRDERLVATFEYHSRIAKYISLVLPIAVCLFFYYKKRVSRLCVTVLIFLCSFSLILTMNRTSWVAILVTTFFICFAAQKRYLIFLLIGMCTLCIFILPSRFITQVKTVAQVNKFFTSEEILGERLLCWKASIAIVKDHPVLGIGPGKRNFRDVYQQYAEKIRNTEKQQKNETVGQSQETKVKRKARIKNIERLSHPHNVFLHLLVESGILGLLTFLWLFAMVFYTAIRSWRLSRSEYEKALLMGIAASLISIFLHGFTDSFWKKPDALFLWHIIGILFVVIHHASNCEQTNNCYNKEV; this comes from the coding sequence ATGGATAATAAGCATATTACATCCTATACAAGCCTCATTGCAGAGTATACTTTTATTGCTTATTTTTTTGTCATCTCTTTTTTTCCATTCAGTGCAGATATCCTGAAATTATTGTGCCTTTTGACTGTTATCGGGTGCTGGACGGCGAAGATGCTGTCCGAAAAGAAGGTGCTTTTCATGAAAACAGAGCTCACAGTGCCTATCTTTTCATTCCTTTTGTGTTCGTTGGCGGCCTCATTTCATTCGGTTCGTATCCAATACAGCCTTGGAACGATATTCCATGATTATCTCACATACTTTATTATCTTTTTTTGCATGGTGAATACCATTCAAAGTCAGGAGCAGATAAAACGCATCGTAACAGCCATGCTCATTACCTGTGGCCTCGTGTGCACATACGGATTGTATGGATATTACACGGGAATAGCTATCCGTGACGAAAGACTTGTGGCCACCTTTGAATATCATTCCCGGATTGCAAAATATATATCGTTAGTATTGCCTATTGCTGTCTGCTTATTTTTCTATTACAAAAAGAGAGTAAGCCGCCTGTGTGTAACCGTTCTCATTTTCCTATGCAGCTTTTCTTTAATCTTAACCATGAACAGGACAAGCTGGGTGGCTATTTTAGTTACAACGTTTTTTATCTGTTTTGCCGCTCAAAAGAGGTACCTGATATTTCTATTGATTGGCATGTGTACCTTATGTATCTTCATCTTACCCTCCAGGTTTATCACGCAGGTAAAAACCGTTGCACAGGTTAATAAATTTTTCACATCCGAAGAAATCCTGGGCGAACGGTTGTTATGCTGGAAGGCATCAATCGCCATAGTTAAAGATCATCCTGTGTTAGGCATAGGGCCAGGCAAAAGGAATTTTCGAGACGTATATCAACAGTACGCAGAAAAAATAAGAAATACGGAAAAACAGCAAAAAAACGAAACGGTTGGCCAATCCCAGGAAACAAAGGTCAAAAGAAAGGCCAGAATAAAGAATATTGAAAGATTATCCCATCCGCATAATGTCTTTCTTCATCTCCTGGTAGAATCAGGTATCCTTGGTTTGCTGACATTCCTGTGGCTGTTTGCAATGGTATTTTATACAGCGATAAGATCATGGCGGCTTTCAAGATCAGAATATGAAAAGGCGCTTTTGATGGGTATCGCGGCAAGTCTCATTTCCATCTTTTTGCACGGTTTTACCGATAGCTTCTGGAAGAAACCCGATGCGCTGTTTCTCTGGCATATCATTGGAATATTATTCGTTGTTATTCATCATGCGTCAAACTGTGAACAAACAAATAATTGCTATAATAAAGAAGTATGA
- a CDS encoding glycosyltransferase family 4 protein: protein MKKVYFLIQGWDHPASRYRVLQYLPSLQEAQIVMHVALFPNSFFQWMKLFSELKDYHTIFIQKKRLWHWQLWYLRRKRIRIIYDFDDAIMFKSPVDGGGRSFKRQRTFARMVRCSDQIIAGNQYLKSKAIPYNKNIAILPTAIDTRKYTTKDYRRSKEKITIGWIGSKSSLPFLKELTPAFDHVASQYKSVELKIICNDFFECKRMSVIKKRWALKDENADLQDIDIGLAPLPDHEWTKGKCATKLLQYLSVGIPVVCSPVGVHNEIIQEGMNGLFAASTQEWIEKVSLLIKDKALRERIGLEGKKTVEFSYSLKANIPKFISIIKEL, encoded by the coding sequence ATGAAAAAGGTCTATTTTCTTATACAAGGATGGGACCACCCTGCAAGTAGATACAGGGTATTGCAATACCTCCCTTCTCTTCAAGAAGCACAGATAGTGATGCACGTTGCATTATTTCCGAATTCCTTCTTTCAATGGATGAAACTGTTTTCAGAACTCAAAGACTATCATACCATATTTATCCAGAAGAAACGGCTGTGGCACTGGCAACTCTGGTATCTGAGAAGGAAGCGCATCAGGATCATATACGATTTCGATGATGCCATTATGTTTAAAAGCCCGGTAGATGGCGGTGGACGGTCTTTTAAAAGGCAAAGGACATTTGCCAGGATGGTACGGTGCAGTGACCAGATTATAGCCGGAAATCAGTACCTGAAATCAAAAGCTATACCCTATAACAAAAATATAGCTATCTTACCAACTGCAATTGACACAAGGAAATATACGACAAAAGATTATCGCAGAAGCAAAGAAAAGATTACCATTGGCTGGATAGGAAGCAAGTCTTCTCTCCCGTTCTTAAAGGAGTTAACCCCTGCCTTTGATCATGTAGCAAGCCAATACAAATCTGTAGAACTAAAGATTATTTGTAACGATTTTTTCGAGTGCAAACGGATGTCGGTTATAAAAAAAAGGTGGGCACTCAAGGATGAAAATGCGGATTTACAGGACATTGATATTGGTCTGGCGCCTTTGCCTGATCATGAATGGACAAAAGGTAAATGCGCGACCAAATTACTCCAATATCTCTCTGTGGGAATTCCTGTTGTATGTTCTCCTGTAGGGGTGCATAATGAGATTATACAGGAAGGGATGAACGGCTTATTTGCTGCCTCCACACAAGAATGGATCGAAAAGGTGAGTCTTCTCATAAAGGATAAGGCCCTTCGGGAACGTATCGGACTGGAAGGAAAGAAAACGGTGGAATTTTCTTATTCCCTGAAAGCAAATATACCGAAATTTATCAGCATCATAAAAGAACTGTAA
- a CDS encoding glycosyltransferase family 2 protein: protein MKVSVILVNYNSAVLLRQCLKSIYEQTKEISFEIIVVDNASSDNSRQVVRSEFPTAQLIESSGNLGFSRGNNLGASLAKGTYLLFLNTDTILFENSIKVLAGFLDTYPEVGAVGPKILFEDRYFQLSAGRLPNLLGEFFDKIIYSLARRWHTVMCPLLERRFNKTKAVGWLTGACFMVRQKAFVQVNGFDEKIFMYFEDKDLCKRISLSGWQIMYYPLTSIVHLLAGSSGTVDKQKINEFYRTSQIYYYHKHLGWLQSEILRLYLRATGKLQCL, encoded by the coding sequence ATGAAGGTATCCGTTATTCTGGTAAATTACAATTCCGCTGTGCTTCTCCGGCAGTGTTTGAAATCGATTTACGAACAAACAAAGGAAATTTCCTTCGAGATTATTGTTGTTGATAATGCATCTTCTGATAACAGCAGGCAGGTTGTCCGTTCGGAGTTTCCCACCGCTCAACTTATCGAAAGTTCAGGAAATCTTGGCTTCAGCCGGGGAAACAACCTTGGCGCGAGCCTGGCAAAAGGTACATATCTTTTGTTTCTCAATACAGATACGATTCTTTTTGAGAATTCAATCAAAGTACTAGCAGGTTTTCTTGATACATATCCGGAGGTTGGGGCAGTGGGTCCCAAGATCCTTTTTGAGGATAGATACTTCCAGCTTTCCGCTGGCCGGCTCCCCAACCTTTTGGGAGAATTTTTTGACAAAATTATATATTCCCTCGCTCGCAGATGGCACACAGTTATGTGCCCTTTATTGGAGCGGCGATTTAACAAAACAAAGGCCGTTGGTTGGTTAACCGGCGCATGCTTCATGGTTCGTCAAAAGGCCTTTGTGCAGGTCAACGGCTTCGATGAAAAGATATTCATGTACTTCGAAGATAAAGATCTCTGCAAACGGATCAGCTTATCCGGATGGCAAATTATGTACTACCCATTGACATCTATTGTCCACTTGCTCGCGGGAAGCTCCGGTACTGTTGATAAGCAAAAAATCAACGAATTCTATCGCACCAGCCAGATCTACTACTATCACAAGCACCTGGGATGGTTACAGTCTGAAATACTCCGATTGTATCTCCGCGCAACGGGAAAGCTGCAATGTCTGTAA
- a CDS encoding Uma2 family endonuclease yields the protein MTSITDKKRYTYKDYLNMPDDKRYELIGGELILMAPSPIPYHQWISKNIEYEIERFVREKKLGRVFDAPCDVYLDEENVVQPDILFISQERTHIIGKNNIQGAPDLVIEILSESTAYNDLMKKKRLYAKFGVKEYWIVDPEGKTIEIYCLKEGVLVPVKSFSENNELESSLLPGLKIRLSPVFAFL from the coding sequence ATGACATCAATTACTGATAAAAAAAGGTATACCTATAAAGATTATCTCAATATGCCAGACGATAAGAGATATGAATTGATAGGAGGTGAACTAATACTGATGGCACCATCGCCGATTCCTTATCATCAATGGATATCAAAAAATATAGAGTATGAAATAGAACGCTTTGTGAGAGAAAAGAAGCTCGGCAGGGTGTTTGATGCCCCGTGTGATGTCTATCTTGATGAGGAAAATGTCGTCCAGCCCGACATCCTTTTCATTTCTCAAGAAAGAACCCATATTATTGGCAAAAACAATATTCAGGGTGCCCCTGACCTTGTGATTGAAATACTTTCAGAATCTACCGCATATAACGATTTAATGAAAAAAAAGAGACTCTATGCAAAATTTGGAGTTAAAGAATACTGGATTGTTGACCCTGAAGGAAAAACGATAGAAATATATTGTCTGAAAGAAGGGGTACTTGTACCTGTAAAAAGCTTTTCTGAAAACAATGAGCTGGAGTCATCGCTGCTTCCAGGGTTAAAGATAAGACTTTCTCCGGTTTTTGCTTTTCTATAA
- a CDS encoding glycosyltransferase family 9 protein gives MVKTKKESREGLLKHPLPYFLNKKIRHLIMRTTNLFPREVKKEQINLPKEQIKKILLARANFRIGNAILAIPAINIFRKNFPHATIDFVGSPASGLLYKHLPIDHHYSITRRFPGILWAYFSLVSKIRSMKYDLAVDVSCSQSMTSSFIVGFSGARFRAGSQGKWDRWFNISIPRPAENNKYKVLPVFFHAMRMETQQVFPQLILSSEERDEGKRKVTALIGVNQVPVVGVFVGGRKSKGKKWPAENFLKLITTLRAQGIHVIVFFGPDEKKLMGFFGQSLGKDVPLILEPSLRTFASMVSHCNLFITCDSGPMHLSCALGVRTIALFLKRNFNRWGPPPDIAQIIYNSEGILVEDVLKVADEELCNISLF, from the coding sequence ATGGTTAAAACAAAGAAAGAGAGTAGGGAAGGTCTGCTGAAGCATCCACTCCCATATTTTTTGAATAAGAAAATCCGCCATCTGATTATGAGGACGACAAACCTGTTCCCGCGCGAGGTAAAGAAGGAGCAAATCAATCTTCCAAAAGAACAAATAAAAAAGATCTTGCTGGCGCGTGCCAACTTTCGCATAGGAAATGCCATCCTTGCAATACCGGCCATAAATATATTCCGGAAAAATTTCCCCCATGCCACTATTGATTTTGTTGGGTCTCCTGCATCAGGATTACTTTATAAACATCTGCCTATTGATCACCACTATAGCATAACCCGCCGTTTCCCGGGTATTTTATGGGCTTATTTCTCTCTCGTGAGTAAAATCAGATCCATGAAGTATGATCTGGCAGTTGATGTGAGTTGTTCACAGTCAATGACGAGTTCATTTATCGTGGGATTTTCCGGGGCGCGCTTTCGCGCCGGATCTCAGGGGAAATGGGACCGTTGGTTTAACATTTCCATTCCGAGGCCGGCGGAAAACAACAAGTATAAAGTCCTGCCGGTATTTTTCCATGCCATGAGAATGGAAACACAACAGGTATTTCCACAACTGATATTGTCTTCCGAAGAAAGGGATGAAGGGAAGAGGAAAGTAACGGCATTGATTGGAGTGAATCAGGTTCCTGTTGTTGGGGTTTTTGTTGGTGGCAGGAAATCGAAAGGGAAAAAATGGCCTGCGGAGAATTTCCTGAAACTGATTACAACCCTTCGTGCTCAGGGAATACACGTTATCGTTTTTTTTGGGCCTGATGAAAAAAAATTGATGGGGTTTTTTGGACAATCATTGGGTAAGGATGTCCCCCTCATCCTTGAACCTTCATTGAGAACGTTTGCATCTATGGTTTCACATTGCAATCTCTTCATTACTTGTGATAGTGGCCCGATGCACCTTTCCTGTGCATTGGGTGTGCGTACCATTGCACTATTTCTCAAGCGTAATTTTAACCGCTGGGGTCCCCCGCCGGATATTGCGCAAATCATTTACAATTCTGAAGGAATCCTGGTTGAAGATGTCCTGAAAGTTGCTGATGAAGAGTTATGTAACATCTCACTTTTCTGA
- the udp gene encoding uridine phosphorylase, translated as MNSVYHLDLDSEKIQGAKIALLPGDPFRSQVIAETISGIYGTYNRKLAWKREFCTYLAEIKGKRLLITSTGIGGPSASIAIDELAQLGIDTFIRVGTTGAIQEHINIGDVIITSGSVRLDGASTHYAPIEYPAVAHYEILNALVEGAKKATVRYHVGVTASSDTFYPGEERYDSFSKYVLRRFQGATKEWQRLHVLNYEMESSTILTLTASLGLRGGCITGVVNEGGTGKITKESLKAGEENVIKVAIAAVECLI; from the coding sequence ATGAACTCCGTATATCACTTAGATCTTGATAGCGAAAAGATACAAGGCGCAAAAATTGCATTACTGCCCGGCGACCCTTTCAGGTCACAGGTTATTGCGGAGACAATTTCCGGGATTTACGGAACGTACAACAGAAAATTAGCATGGAAAAGGGAGTTTTGTACATATCTTGCTGAGATAAAAGGCAAACGGCTTCTTATTACTTCAACGGGTATTGGTGGTCCCTCTGCATCCATAGCAATTGATGAGCTGGCACAACTGGGAATTGACACATTCATTCGGGTGGGAACAACGGGCGCCATTCAAGAGCATATCAATATTGGAGATGTTATTATCACCTCTGGTTCTGTGCGTCTTGACGGGGCATCAACTCATTATGCGCCCATTGAATATCCCGCAGTTGCCCATTATGAGATTCTCAATGCCCTTGTTGAAGGTGCAAAAAAAGCAACAGTGCGATATCATGTGGGTGTAACAGCGTCTTCAGATACATTTTATCCCGGTGAGGAGCGATACGATTCATTCTCAAAATATGTACTCAGAAGATTTCAGGGAGCAACGAAAGAATGGCAGAGACTGCATGTGTTAAATTATGAGATGGAATCATCAACTATCTTAACTCTTACGGCTTCCTTGGGTCTCAGAGGGGGGTGTATAACAGGTGTGGTGAACGAGGGTGGCACAGGGAAGATAACAAAAGAGTCGCTTAAGGCTGGGGAGGAAAACGTGATAAAGGTTGCCATAGCCGCTGTAGAGTGCTTGATATAG
- a CDS encoding lipopolysaccharide kinase InaA family protein, whose product MVVNTFISDGIRWSAKEVSPDVLREMFQAIHEDKQCEIVRNGYCKKVLRYTHNQGSFYLKQYTARNWLEGVKSLFSLSKARREWNYSHQLLRNQLLAAEPVAVGEKRRFGMLKDCYIISKAVPNSTTAKELLLAIQQSPVHLSKKNTFLNNLISYVKTVHDHGIFHGELHAENILVDRDNTTLFYLLDLGRVAFKKRPPLSLRIRELSRLLYSVTETCTNEEITRLIDNYASQLLVSKDREIFRRAVLKEIYKIKYRLWHSRTKKCLKTNNVFKVTTHASYTVNMRNEWEVSTLASLIKKHMLSFKERLGTIVKSSAKTGITLIPVSHEGIKSVCIKEYRYPIAVKRCLYSFWSSPARRAWVAAHGLMAANFRTPKPIALFEEKRAGILKKSFILMEDISACLPCNKYVSEKFHDPCKNAASGKKRRFISCLARSFQQLHDTGIYHCDLKANNIMIMELPDSWDFFYLDLDRVSFQKKITIKKTVKNLSQLNASIPHCITYTDRLRFYRVYAGINNLTKDDKEIVRAIVRLSIRRKHVWNPKTQIVQISQINNNQK is encoded by the coding sequence ATGGTTGTAAATACTTTTATCAGCGATGGCATTCGATGGTCGGCAAAAGAGGTATCACCGGATGTATTAAGAGAAATGTTTCAGGCTATTCATGAAGATAAACAGTGTGAGATTGTCCGTAATGGATATTGTAAAAAAGTATTACGATACACGCATAATCAAGGGTCCTTTTACCTAAAGCAATACACGGCCAGAAATTGGCTGGAAGGCGTGAAATCATTATTTTCTTTATCAAAGGCACGGAGGGAATGGAACTACAGTCATCAACTGCTCCGAAATCAGTTGCTGGCAGCAGAACCTGTCGCGGTGGGAGAGAAGAGACGCTTCGGGATGCTGAAGGATTGTTATATCATCTCAAAGGCAGTACCAAACAGCACGACGGCAAAGGAATTATTACTTGCTATCCAACAATCACCCGTACATTTGTCAAAGAAAAATACATTCCTGAACAATCTTATTTCTTACGTTAAAACGGTACATGATCACGGTATTTTTCATGGAGAACTCCATGCTGAAAATATATTGGTAGATCGGGATAATACCACGTTATTTTACTTGCTAGACCTCGGACGAGTAGCATTTAAAAAGAGACCTCCATTATCGTTACGGATTCGAGAACTATCGAGGTTATTATATTCTGTCACAGAGACATGTACCAATGAAGAAATAACAAGGCTGATAGATAATTATGCAAGTCAGTTGTTGGTTTCCAAAGACAGGGAAATTTTTCGCAGGGCTGTCTTGAAAGAAATTTACAAGATTAAGTACAGACTCTGGCACAGTAGAACAAAAAAATGTTTAAAAACGAATAATGTATTCAAGGTTACTACCCATGCCAGTTATACAGTAAACATGCGAAATGAATGGGAAGTTAGCACACTGGCTTCTTTGATCAAGAAACATATGCTTTCTTTCAAGGAACGGCTCGGTACTATTGTAAAATCATCCGCAAAAACAGGCATCACGCTTATTCCTGTATCTCACGAAGGCATTAAAAGCGTGTGCATCAAAGAATACCGATATCCAATTGCAGTGAAGAGATGCTTGTATTCCTTCTGGAGTTCTCCTGCACGAAGGGCATGGGTTGCTGCTCATGGTTTAATGGCGGCAAACTTTCGGACTCCCAAACCCATTGCACTATTTGAGGAAAAAAGAGCGGGTATACTCAAAAAAAGTTTTATTCTTATGGAAGATATTTCTGCTTGTCTTCCGTGTAACAAATATGTGAGTGAAAAGTTTCATGACCCCTGTAAGAATGCTGCATCCGGGAAGAAACGAAGGTTTATTTCCTGCTTAGCAAGGTCTTTTCAGCAACTCCACGACACAGGCATATATCACTGTGATTTAAAGGCGAATAATATCATGATTATGGAACTACCAGATAGCTGGGATTTTTTTTATCTGGATCTGGATCGGGTATCTTTTCAAAAAAAAATAACCATCAAAAAAACGGTGAAAAATTTATCCCAATTAAATGCATCTATTCCCCATTGTATTACGTATACCGATAGATTACGATTTTATCGGGTGTATGCAGGCATAAATAATCTTACGAAAGATGACAAAGAAATAGTACGGGCAATTGTTCGATTAAGCATACGGCGGAAACATGTATGGAATCCAAAAACACAGATTGTGCAGATTTCGCAAATAAATAATAATCAAAAATGA